In Mastomys coucha isolate ucsf_1 unplaced genomic scaffold, UCSF_Mcou_1 pScaffold20, whole genome shotgun sequence, one DNA window encodes the following:
- the Eno2 gene encoding gamma-enolase, giving the protein MSIEKIWAREILDSRGNPTVEVDLYTAKGLFRAAVPSGASTGIYEALELRDGDKQRYLGKGVLKAVDHINSRIAPALISSGLSVVEQEKLDNLMLELDGTENKSKFGANAILGVSLAVCKAGAAERDLPLYRHIAQLAGNSDLILPVPAFNVINGGSHAGNKLAMQEFMILPVGAESFRDAMRLGAEVYHTLKGVIKDKYGKDATNVGDEGGFAPNILENSEALELVKEAIDKAGYTEKMVIGMDVAASEFYRDGKYDLDFKSPADPSRYITGDQLGALYQDFVRNYPVVSIEDPFDQDDWAAWSKFTANVGIQIVGDDLTVTNPKRIERAVEEKACNCLLLKVNQIGSVTEAIQACKLAQENGWGVMVSHRSGETEDTFIADLVVGLCTGQIKTGAPCRSERLAKYNQLMRIEEELGDEARFAGHNFRNPSVL; this is encoded by the exons ATGTCTATAGAGAAGATCTGGGCCCGAGAGATCCTGGACTCCCGTGGGAACCCCACCGTGGAGGTGGATCTCTACACTGCCAAAG GTCTTTTCCGGGCTGCGGTCCCCAGTGGGGCCTCCACTGGCATCTATGAGGCCCTGGAGCTAAGGGATGGGGACAAACAGCGTTACTTAGGCAAAG GTGTCCTGAAGGCCGTGGACCACATCAACAGCAGGATTGCACCAGCCCTCATCAGCTCA ggtctctctgtggTGGAGCAGGAGAAACTGGACAACCTGATGCTGGAGCTGGACGGGACTGAGAATAAAT CCAAGTTTGGGGCCAATGCCATCCTGGGTGTGTCCCTGGCCGTGTGTAAGGCTGGGGCCGCTGAGAGGGACTTGCCCCTCTATCGCCACATTGCTCAGCTGGCTGGGAACTCCGACCTCATCCTGCCTGTGCCG GCCTTTAATGTGATCAACGGTGGCTCTCATGCTGGGAACAAGTTGGCCATGCAGGAGTTCATGATCCTCCCAGTGGGTGCTGAGAGCTTTCGGGATGCCATGCGACTTGGGGCAGAGGTGTACCACACACTCAAGGGGGTCATCAAGGACAAGTATGGCAAGGATGCCACTAACGTGGGGGATGAAGGCGGCTTTGCCCCCAATATCCTGGAGAACAGCGAAG CCTTGGAGCTGGTGAAGGAAGCCATCGACAAGGCTGGCTACACGGAAAAGATGGTGATCGGCATGGATGTGGCTGCCTCTGAGTTTTACCGCGATGGCAAATACGACTTGGATTTCAAGTCTCCCGCTGATCCTTCCCGATACATCACTGGGGACCAGCTGGGGGCACTCTACCAGGACTTTGTCCGGAATTATCCTG TGGTCTCCATTGAAGACCCATTTGACCAGGATGACTGGGCAGCTTGGTCCAAGTTCACAGCCAACGTTGGCATCCAGATAGTGGGCGATGACCTGACGGTGACCAATCCCAAGCGCATCGAGCGGGCAGTGGAGGAGAAGGCCTGCAACTGCTTGCTGCTCAAGGTCAATCAGATCGGCTCAGTCACAGAAGCCATCCAAGC GTGCAAGCTGGCCCAGGAGAATGGCTGGGGGGTAATGGTGAGTCATCGCTCTGGAGAAACTGAGGACACGTTCATCGCTGACCTCGTAGTGGGACTGTGTACAGGCCAG ATCAAGACTGGTGCCCCATGCAGGTCGGAACGTCTGGCGAAGTACAACCAGCTCATGAG GATTGAGGAAGAACTGGGGGATGAAGCTCGCTTCGCGGGACATAATTTCCGAAATCCCAGTGTGCTGTGA
- the Lrrc23 gene encoding leucine-rich repeat-containing protein 23 isoform X2, whose product MSDEDDVDDIDPEQDEVEREEDDKDTEEWDDYRKEAEEVSEEWLPTPLTEATMKEGLSLLCKIGSGLAHAYVKLEAKDRDLTDISLLRSYIHLRYVDISENHITDISPLNSLTHLLWLKADGNQLRSARMNELPYLQIASFSYNQIMDTEGIFHPRLGSLDLKGNRIHEVTGLDPERLTSLHTLELRGNQLETTMGINLPKLKNLYLAQNLLKKVEGLENLSNLTTLHLRDNQIETLDGFSKEMKSLQYVNLRKPTTLASRPVKTPVGDHHIHSPVTGSRRCSFCPRMETHHVPRPRSLAVFSVWLVLVGPNS is encoded by the exons ATGTCGGATGAAGACGATGTGGATGACATTGATCCAGAACAGGATgaagtggaaagagaagaggatgaCAAGGACACGGAGGAATGGGATGACTACAGGAAAGAGGCGGAAGAAGTCTCTGAGGAA TGGCTGCCCACCCCGCTCACGGAGGCCACGATGAAGGAAGGGCTTTCGTTACTCTGCAAGATTGGCAGTGGACTGGCTCACGCTTACGTTAAGCTGGAGGCTAAGGACAG GGACCTCACAGACATCAGCTTACTGCGCTCCTATATCCATCTTCGCTATGTGGATATTTCTGAGAACCATATTACAGACATATCGCCACTCAATAGTCTCACTCACCTCCTGTGGCTCAAGGCTGATGGCAATCAGCTTCGGAGTGCCCGGATGAACGAACTACCCTACCTGCAGATTGCCAGCTTTTCCTACAACCAGATCATGGACACTGAAGGCATCTTTCATCCCCGTCTGGGAAGCCTGGATCTCAAAG GGAATCGCATCCACGAGGTGACTGGTCTGGACCCGGAAAGACTGACTAGCCTGCACACCCTGGAGCTTCGGGGGAACCAGCTAGAAACCACAATGGGAATCAACCTTCCTAAGCTAAAGAATCTCTACCTG GCTCAAAACCTGCTGAAGAAAGTTGAGGGCCTGGAGAACCTGAGCAACTTGACCACCCTGCATCTGCGAGACAACCAGATTGAGACTTTGGATGGCTTCTCCAAGGAAATGAAGTCCCTGCAGTACGTCAACTTGAG gAAGCCAACGACACTGGCCTCAAGACCTGTTAAGACCCCCGTGGGGGACCACCACATTCATAGCCCAGTCACGGGAAGTAGGAGATGCTCCTTTTGCCCTAGGATGGAAACCCATCACGTCCCAAGACCCAGATCCTTGGCAGTCTTCTCTGTATGGCTCGTTCTTGTGGGCCCAAACTCCTAA
- the Lrrc23 gene encoding leucine-rich repeat-containing protein 23 isoform X1, which produces MSDEDDVDDIDPEQDEVEREEDDKDTEEWDDYRKEAEEVSEEWLPTPLTEATMKEGLSLLCKIGSGLAHAYVKLEAKDRDLTDISLLRSYIHLRYVDISENHITDISPLNSLTHLLWLKADGNQLRSARMNELPYLQIASFSYNQIMDTEGIFHPRLGSLDLKGNRIHEVTGLDPERLTSLHTLELRGNQLETTMGINLPKLKNLYLAQNLLKKVEGLENLSNLTTLHLRDNQIETLDGFSKEMKSLQYVNLRSNMINDLAELAKLRDLPKLRALVLLDNPCADETDYRQEALVQIANLERLDKEFYEDEDRAEAEEIRQRLKEEQDQDLDPDQDMEPYLPPA; this is translated from the exons ATGTCGGATGAAGACGATGTGGATGACATTGATCCAGAACAGGATgaagtggaaagagaagaggatgaCAAGGACACGGAGGAATGGGATGACTACAGGAAAGAGGCGGAAGAAGTCTCTGAGGAA TGGCTGCCCACCCCGCTCACGGAGGCCACGATGAAGGAAGGGCTTTCGTTACTCTGCAAGATTGGCAGTGGACTGGCTCACGCTTACGTTAAGCTGGAGGCTAAGGACAG GGACCTCACAGACATCAGCTTACTGCGCTCCTATATCCATCTTCGCTATGTGGATATTTCTGAGAACCATATTACAGACATATCGCCACTCAATAGTCTCACTCACCTCCTGTGGCTCAAGGCTGATGGCAATCAGCTTCGGAGTGCCCGGATGAACGAACTACCCTACCTGCAGATTGCCAGCTTTTCCTACAACCAGATCATGGACACTGAAGGCATCTTTCATCCCCGTCTGGGAAGCCTGGATCTCAAAG GGAATCGCATCCACGAGGTGACTGGTCTGGACCCGGAAAGACTGACTAGCCTGCACACCCTGGAGCTTCGGGGGAACCAGCTAGAAACCACAATGGGAATCAACCTTCCTAAGCTAAAGAATCTCTACCTG GCTCAAAACCTGCTGAAGAAAGTTGAGGGCCTGGAGAACCTGAGCAACTTGACCACCCTGCATCTGCGAGACAACCAGATTGAGACTTTGGATGGCTTCTCCAAGGAAATGAAGTCCCTGCAGTACGTCAACTTGAG GAGCAATATGATTAATGACCTGGCGGAGCTGGCCAAACTGCGGGACCTGCCCAAGCTTCGAGCCCTGGTGCTGCTGGACAACCCTTGTGCAGATGAGACCGACTACCGCCAGGAGGCCCTGGTGCAGATAGCGAACCTCGAGCGCCTGGACAAAGAGTTCTATGAGGATGAGGATCGGGCCGAGGCTGAGGAGATCCgtcagaggctgaaggaagaacAGGACCAAGACCTCGATCCGGACCAGGACATGGAACCGTACCTGCCACCAGCTTAG